In Hasllibacter sp. MH4015, the following proteins share a genomic window:
- a CDS encoding GSU2403 family nucleotidyltransferase fold protein: MKTPYDALPMSAQAAWQDLRRLLKDAEAEDIIGAPKARKIAGKIYWYDQYRLGDAVKERYIGPDEPARRAAMEAYINLRETRAARAKDRARLVSLLRAEGMAAPDLETGRILSALAQTGAFRLGSTLIGTHAYRLYEGVLGVRFGADQAAVTQDIDVAQFRALSVALADGGDAVDPALGETFSDLEFSPVPSLEKGRVWRWEQSKRKTLVEFLTPSFEAEEKLRDLPALGVSAQSLHFLNYLIRDPIRVPVLYRQGVLVQVPKPARYAIHKLIVAERRRDGPEAGKSRKDRAQADLLIRHFAAEEPYALVDAYRDAYETGPRWRQKIDASLRRLPEARDALDRALAETGA; this comes from the coding sequence ATGAAAACACCTTATGACGCGCTCCCTATGTCCGCGCAGGCGGCATGGCAAGACCTTCGGCGCTTGCTGAAAGATGCGGAGGCCGAGGACATCATCGGTGCGCCAAAGGCCCGGAAGATCGCCGGCAAGATTTATTGGTACGACCAATATCGATTGGGCGACGCTGTAAAGGAACGCTATATCGGACCGGACGAGCCAGCACGCCGCGCCGCGATGGAAGCCTATATCAATCTGCGTGAGACCCGCGCCGCCCGGGCCAAGGACCGTGCCAGACTGGTTTCGCTTCTGCGGGCGGAGGGGATGGCAGCCCCGGATCTGGAAACCGGACGGATTCTTTCCGCACTTGCACAGACCGGAGCGTTCCGCCTTGGCAGCACCTTGATCGGGACCCATGCCTACCGGCTGTATGAAGGGGTGTTGGGCGTGCGCTTCGGGGCTGACCAGGCGGCGGTCACGCAAGATATCGACGTGGCTCAGTTCCGGGCCTTGTCCGTGGCACTTGCCGATGGGGGGGATGCTGTCGACCCCGCCCTGGGCGAGACGTTCTCGGATCTGGAGTTTTCGCCCGTCCCGTCGCTTGAAAAAGGGCGCGTCTGGCGGTGGGAGCAATCGAAGCGAAAGACGCTGGTGGAGTTCCTGACGCCGTCGTTCGAGGCCGAGGAAAAGCTGCGCGACCTGCCCGCCCTCGGCGTCTCGGCGCAATCGCTGCATTTCCTGAACTACCTGATCCGCGATCCGATCCGTGTGCCGGTCCTGTATCGGCAGGGCGTGCTGGTGCAGGTCCCGAAGCCCGCGCGGTATGCGATCCATAAGCTGATCGTGGCGGAGCGGCGGCGGGACGGGCCGGAGGCGGGGAAATCGCGCAAGGATCGCGCGCAGGCGGACCTGCTGATCCGGCATTTCGCGGCGGAGGAGCCCTATGCGCTGGTCGATGCGTATAGGGACGCCTACGAGACCGGGCCACGGTGGCGACAGAAGATCGATGCCAGCCTGAGGCGGTTGCCGGAGGCGCGGGATGCCCTTGATCGGGCCTTGGCCGAGACCGGGGCGTGA